In the Phaseolus vulgaris cultivar G19833 chromosome 7, P. vulgaris v2.0, whole genome shotgun sequence genome, one interval contains:
- the LOC137828274 gene encoding auxin-responsive protein SAUR21-like, whose translation MLGKKMVSLKKLARKVKGVGGAEAEPPHQECLLKEYEEEKESPSSVTPTGFLALYVGEERQRYVVPTSYLCHPLFKMLLEKAYNEFGFAQRNGLVVPCTASTFQEVVNAIECNNGKFHLGKLFQDFA comes from the coding sequence ATGCTAGGGAAAAAGATGGTGTCGTTGAAGAAACTGGCGAGGAAAGTGAAGGGTGTTGGTGGAGCTGAAGCTGAGCCTCCCCACCAAGAATGTCTGCTGAAGGAGTACGAGGAGGAAAAGGAATCCCCCTCTAGCGTGACCCCAACTGGTTTTTTAGCACTTTATGTTGGTGAGGAGAGGCAGAGATATGTGGTCCCAACCAGCTACCTTTGCCACCCTCTATTCAAGATGCTGCTGGAGAAGGCCTACAATGAATTTGGCTTTGCTCAGAGGAATGGCCTAGTGGTTCCATGCACTGCTTCAACATTTCAAGAGGTCGTCAATGCGATTGAATGCAACAATGGCAAGTTTCACTTAGGAAAGCTTTTTCAAGATTTTGCTTAA
- the LOC137830332 gene encoding beta-fructofuranosidase, insoluble isoenzyme 1-like produces MALPICVTIIIICFYFVICNDGVEAFHSIYPGLQSISVPSVSKLHRTAYHFQPRRNWINDPNGPMYYNGVYHLFYQYNPKGAVWGNIIWGHAVSKDLINWKELEPALYPSNPYDKYGCWSGSATVLPGKGPVILYTGVIDKHSNEVQLYTIPENKSDPFLRKWVKPKAFNPVIRPDRAMNASVFRDPTTAWWSRDGHWRILIGGSSKNRGVAYTYRSKDFLRWVRVKHPIHSAASTGTWECPDFYPVSLKGKNGLEVSSVGNRVKHVLKNSLDKTRYEYYTIGTYFRNKDKYIPDNTSEDGWGGLRYDYGNFYASKSFFDPSKNRRVVWAWANESDTKEDDVKKGWAGIQAIPRTVWLDSHGRQLLQWPVEELNSLREKEVNLRNKKLKKGDYVEVKGITAAQADVEISFSFSSLEKAEAFDSRWVNAENLCAEKGSKNEGGIGPFGILTLASEKLEEFTPVFFRIFKASNKHVILMCSDATSSSLKKELYKPSFAGFVDVDLSVHKKLSLRTLIDHSVIESFGAGGKTNILSRVYPTLAIKKKAHLFVFNNGTEHITVENLRAWSMKSARRN; encoded by the exons ATGGCTCTCCCTATTTGTGTTACCATTATAATAATTTGCTTCTATTTTGTGATATGTAACGATGGCGTTGAAGCGTTTCACAGCATATACCCGGGTCTCCAATCCATTTCAGTGCCTTCTGTGAGCAAACTTCACAGAACTGCATACCATTTTCAACCTCGTAGGAACTGGATCAATG ATCCAAATG GTCCCATGTACTACAATGGAGTCTATCATCTGTTTTACCAATACAACCCAAAAGGAGCTGTTTGGGGTAACATTATATGGGGCCACGCAGTATCAAAGGATCTCATCAATTGGAAAGAACTTGAACCCGCTTTATACCCATCCAACCCGTATGACAAATACGGGTGCTGGTCCGGGTCAGCCACCGTACTCCCGGGTAAAGGACCGGTCATTCTTTACACCGGAGTGATTGACAAACACAGCAACGAGGTTCAATTATACACCATACCCGAAAACAAGTCAGACCCGTTTTTAAGAAAATGGGTAAAGCCCAAAGCTTTTAATCCAGTCATCAGGCCGGATCGCGCCATGAATGCCAGTGTGTTCCGCGACCCCACTACTGCATGGTGGAGTAGGGACGGACATTGGAGGATATTGATCGGTGGCAGTAGCAAAAATAGAGGAGTGGCCTATACATACAGGAGCAAGGATTTTCTGAGGTGGGTCAGGGTCAAGCACCCGATCCATTCGGCTGCGTCCACGGGCACGTGGGAGTGCCCGGATTTTTACCCGGTTTCTTTAAAAGGGAAAAACGGGTTAGAGGTATCCAGTGTTGGGAATAGAGTTAAGCATGTTCTTAAGAATAGTCTCGACAAAACTAGGTACGAGTACTACACAATTGGAACGTATTTTAGGAATAAGGACAAGTATATCCCGGATAACACTTCAGAGGATGGTTGGGGTGGTCTGAGATATGATTATGGAAATTTTTATGCTTCCAAATCATTCTTTGACCCGAGCAAGAACAGAAGGGTTGTGTGGGCGTGGGCAAATGAATCAGACACCAAAGAAGATGATGTCAAGAAAGGCTGGGCAGGAATTCAG GCAATTCCGAGAACTGTTTGGCTTGATTCTCATGGGAGACAATTGCTGCAATGGCCTGTTGAGGAATTAAACAGTCTTAGAGAGAAAGAAGTTAACCTAAGGAACAAGAAGCTTAAAAAGGGAGATTATGTTGAAGTTAAAGGGATTACTGCAGCTCAG GCTGATGTGGAAATTAGCTTCTCATTCTCAAGCTTGGAGAAGGCAGAAGCATTTGATTCAAGGTGGGTGAACGCAGAGAATTTATGTGCAGAAAAGGGTTCAAAGAACGAAGGAGGGATTGGGCCATTTGGAATTCTCACATTGGCTTCAGAAAAACTGGAAGAGTTCACTCCTGTGTTCTTCAGAATTTTCAAAGCTTCAAACAAACATGTCATTCTCATGTGCTCTGATGCTACAAG TTCGTCTTTGAAGAAAGAACTCTATAAGCCTTCATTTGCAGGTTTTGTGGACGTCGATTTATCCGTCCATAAAAAACTCTCTCTCAGAACTTTG ATTGATCACTCGGTGATTGAGAGTTTTGGAGCTGGAGGGAAAACAAACATCTTATCTAGGGTTTATCCAACACTAGCAATAAAGAAAAAAGCTCACTTGTTTGTGTTCAACAACGGTACTGAGCACATCACTGTGGAGAACCTGAGAGCATGGAGCATGAAATCTGCACGTCGAAATTAA